Genomic segment of Candidatus Cloacimonadota bacterium:
TGATCGCAAGTACGAGCAAGAATATAATTCCTTTTACGCGCATCTTACCCTCCTACAACTTTAATCTTCTTGTACAAACCAACAAGCTTGGATGAGGAGAGTACTTTGACGATCTTGAATTTCTTAACTCTGACAGAAAGTTTATTCCTGTATACCAAAACGAGTTCTTTTATCAAAAAAAATACAGGAACAATCAGCAAAATCGCACAGATCAATCCACCCATGACCACAGTATTATTAAATCGTGTATAAGGCAGTATCGGAGCATTATAGACGCCGGTCCATAATTTTTGAAGAAATGCTATCTGCACGAGCACCCAATACCCGATCGAATGAAATAAACCATCCAGTAAATATCCCAGCAATCCGCAAAGGGCAAAAGATACGATCGCCATGGTAATATTCACATTCAAAAGAATGATAAGGAGAATGATCAGTATTTTAAACAGACTGAATCCCGGAATGAAGCCGAGGAACATACCGAGCACGAATCCCCATGCAAGCTGCGCCGGTGATGCTGCTGATTCCAGAAGTTTAATGATCTTAGAAATAAATTTTAGTATGATCATGATCAGATCCTGTTGAGTTTTTTATTTTTGAAATATTTAGGAATTTTATTGTCAATGAATAAGGTTTGGGAACAATCATCAATGTCCAATATCCAATTATCGATAATGACGCTAAGAGTGAACATGTTCAGCCTGAAATACATAGAACCAGTTTTTATGAATAGCCTTGCACGTCATCTCAGGTATAAGACATTTTTCTAGGCACATCCTCCTCTCTGCTTTCTAAAGCGAGAGGGTCAGAAAGCGATAATGGCCATTATGGCACTCTAATTATATATAAAATGAATAGATCCAAGATTTATCTCGGGAATTGTATTATAAAAAAACAAATCGGGTTTTAACCCAACAGTTATAAATTTCGGACTAAAGTCCTGATCTATTTTACTCTTCCTGTCCACGACTTAAAAGTCGTGGCTACGCATTTCTCCTCTGAAACAATTTCCCGCCTATTAAGAAAAGGCGTTAATAAATTTCTGAAATGAAGCGTGAAAAAAAGAAAAGCTGTGTGAGTGGGCGAGTTCTTTTCTTTTTAGCTGAATGAAAGAAATTTTAGACTTTTCTTGATCAGTGAGTGATTCTTTTGGTTCGTTTTCTCATCAAGGAGAAAATGAACATATATTTCCTAAGAATGTAGGACGCTAATCCCAAAAGGATTATGCATTCTCACTATCCACAACTTAAAAGTCATATCAATACAATAAAAATTTGACAAATAAAATTTAATCTCATAAAAGTAGTAGTATATTACTACTACTAAAAAAGGTAATGTATGAAAACACAAGATAAACTTGCTGACCTACTTGGAGAAATGGGCTTGTCTAATCTCGAAGCAACGATCTATATCTGGCTGCTGGAAAATAAACGCAGTACAGGATACAAGATCGCTACAAAGATCGGAAAACCTGTTGCCAATACCTACAAAGCACTTAAAAGTCTTGAAAGTAAAGGTGCGGTTGTCAGTGATAACACCTCCGGTACACTGTATTTTGACACCATCCCTGTGGAGCAGTTTCTCAACGCAATCGAAAACGAATTTATAAAAAAGAGAACACGGATCATACAGGAAGTTGATAAACTCGATGTCACGCAGGAGCCGGTCGGTATTTATGAATTGAAATCCGGTGAGCTTGTGTATGAAAAAGCACTCAACATGATAAAAACCGCTGAACACAATCTCCTGATCGACTGCTTCCCCGTGCCGCTTACCAAGATCAAATCCCATATTCTCAAAAGAAAAAATGACAGCACAGACATCTACCTCAAACATTATGCTGATGAGGTCATCGAAGGCATACATACGATCAAAAAAACCGAATCCGACATTGTACTCGATGAACTTCAGGGGCAGTGGATGATCATCATAAAAGATGCAGCAGAAATACTGATCGCTTTTTTTGACCGATCCGGAGAAGAAATGATCCACAGCGTATGGATCCAGGATGCGTTCATCTCACTCGTTCACTTCAGCGGCTCGATCATCGAATGCGCCCTCTCCGAAATCCTTGCAAAAGTATATGACAATCCGAATGCGACCATCGACTCGATCAAGAAGATCGTGCAAAGTTACCAGCGCATCTTTTCCTATTTTACAATCGCAGAAAAAAACATATTCAGGAGTAACTCATGAAAAAAACAAATGCAACACGTAAACGTATCATTTCAGTACTCGCGCTCGTGTGCCTGATCCTTTCATTCACATCAATCCTACATGCTGAGCTTTTCCTGTGGGAAGTTCAGAAAGGAGATAACACTGCATACCTTCTTGGATCATTCCATCTTATGCCGAAAAGCGTTTATCCGCTCGATGAAAAGATCGAGTCATCATTCGACAAATCCGATGTACTGGTCGTGGAAGTGGACGCAACGGTGATGGACCAGAATGCCGTAAACGCCTTTATCGGGCAATATGCTGTGTATCAGGATACACTCACGCTTTCGCAAGAGCTTCCTCCGGAACTCTATGCAAGCATTGCAGAGAAATTTATTGAAATGGGATACACGGAAGCACAACTCAATAAGTTGAAACCATGGTTCGTCAGCTTGAACCTTGGGCTTTCAAGTCTGCAGCAACTTGATGTGGATGCCGGACTTGGGATCGATGTTTACTTCCTCAACAAAGCCCATGAACGGGGAATGAATATCCTCGAACTGGAAACCTCCACATCCCAACTGGAAATGCTGGCTTCCTTTCCGCAAGATATCCAGGTGGACTATCTGCAGTATTCGCTCGATAAATATACAGAAGCAGACTCAACATTCTACGAAATGCTCGATGCATGGCAGACCGGTGATACTGAGCGCACGAACAAACTCTCCCGGCTCAAAATGCTTGAGCTTGAAGACGAGATGCCAGGAATGGCAGAGTATTATGACCGGATGTTCTGTCAGCGCGAGGAAGAGATGGTCAAGAAGATCGACGGATACATGAATGATGAAGATGACCATACGTACTTCATTATTGTGGGCGCATTCCACATGGTTGGAGAAGATGGACTTATCAGACGTCTGGAAGCGAATGGTTATACCATAACCCAGCAAAAGGAGACCAAACATGAAGAAAAATAATCTACTAAGTGTTGGTGCTTTAATTATTGGAAGTGCAATTATCTGGGGTGCGGTGATCATCGGTGCCGCACCCATACTCAGAGGAACACCCTATAAAGACAGCATTACCAAACTTCTTTTGGGTGGTGTGATAACCCATTTTATATTGATCTGGGGACCGATGGCTGCGGCTATGAAGAAGGGGAATGAGGAAAAAATATTATAAAACGATGAAATCTTTATAGTATTAATTTACTTTAACCGACATCAAATCAGCTAAGGAAACAGCAAAGAATAACGCATAACGTGAATGATTATGAACACACATAATAAACAGCAGCAAAAGAAGTATCCGAAAGGTAGGATCATTGGAATATAGATGGCACTTAGTGTGGTAATTTTCTCATGCATTGCTATTCCGCTGAGTATTGTTTCAGATAAATATGGCTTGATCGGTATTGGTCCTTCAATTGGTGTGGCAATTGGACTTGCGATCGGTCAATCGATTGAACAAAAGTATGAAAAACAAGGCATGATATGACCACTTGCGGAGCAAGAACGAAAGGCAACGCGATTCGGGATTACGACTGCTATTATAATATTCGTGGTTCTGGCGGTGATATTTCTTCTAAGGATTATCGTTTAAAGATGGTAATTAATTTTTAAACGTTCTTCAAGGCCATTTGGAAATTTAAAAGTTAATTTACCTCTAATAAATCTAGGTAATACTTTATGAATTATTCTGTGGTGATTTGGGCATACTATCATTAGGTTATCTGCATTGTTGTTTAGACTATTAATAAAGGGTTTGATATGATGTGATTCAGCTATTTTGCAGGAATAAACATCCAAAGCTGTATAACCACAAATCTGACATTTGTAATCATAAATGCTTTTAAGGTCATTTCCAATTTTCTGATTTAATTTTCTAATTTTAGCTAATCTATTTACAATTTCTAAATTTGCATTTTGATCTTTTCTATCAAGTATATTTTCGACCATTTCTTCCTGATAATCTTCTGTTTTTATTATTTTTTCTACATTTATTAATTCATCCGATGTAATACAATCCATTGCTAAAGTTTTATGTAAATCTGTAGTATAGAGCACAAAATACTCTTCATATTTTTTTGGGATAGAGATATACTTTTTCCCTGGATTATCAATTTGACTTCTTTTATACATTATTTGATTATAACTTTTTGAAAATTTATTTCTAAGATATTCTATAAAATCTTTATTAGTATCATATCTTATTTGAACAATATTTTTATGATCTGGATAAGTATTTTTATCAAACTTCTGATTTCTTGCAACAACATCAAATGAATGATTATCTACTATAATTGTAATAAATTCTGAATTACCTTGTGATTTAATAGGAGCTACTGAATTGAAAAATAAATTTTGTTTATCAACAGGAATAGTGAATCCTTGATTAAAAAAGGAATAAGTAACATTTTTCTTTAAAAGCATAAAACTCATTGAAACCTCCTAATATATTTTGCATATCATAAAGGGATGGATATCTATTTATTTATATGTTGGCTAGAGTCAAGTTTATTAATCATATACATTTTATCTTGACAATCTAATCCCCCATTCAAACCTATCCGGTATAATATCATTTCTTGCTGGAACTGGGCGGATTGATATCATTAAAGCTGCACATGGAACGTTTTTTATAATGTCATGTTACTTTCTTTGATAGGCAGAAGATTTACAGGTATGTTTTCTTATTATTACGTTTAATGAAACATTTTTTAAAGGAGAACTTAATGAAAAAAATTTTAGTGCTTTTACTCATGGTATCTTTCACGGCGTTTGTCTTTGCAGATATTTCAGCGGAATTTAATGAACAAATGGGAATAGACACAAGCTCTCAAACCGCATCTTCGGAAGTCCGCACTACGCGGGATATTCCTGCAGGCGGTCTTTTACTCATTCCGGATTCGGGTTCTGACCGGGTCATGGCTTTTTATCCTGATACAGGCAATCTTTATGATGCGGATTTTATCCCTTCAGATCCGACAAATCTCTCTACTCCCATTGCAGCAGCTCTGCATCCGGACGGACACAGCATTCTGGTCTCTGACCAGATAAAAGACGGATTGATAGAATATGACTTGAATGGTAACTTTTTAGGTTGGTTTGCACCTGCAGGGGGTCCGAATACTGCCATTCTGGATAATGTGCGCGGCTGGGGCGTAAAAGCTGACGGCAACATACTCGTTTGTAATGCAGGTAGTTCTGCGAATATCGATTGTGTAGCTGAATTCGATGAGAATGGTAATTACCTTGGCAATTTCATAGCCAATGGATCCGGCGGGCTTGACAGTCCGTTCTGTGTTTTGTATCGACCTCATAAAGACGATTACCTTGTTTCTGCCAGTTCAAGTAATGCGCTGCACCGGTATAATGCTTCAGGTACATATATCGATGATCTTGTTTCATCGATGCACTTTCCTGAGCAAATAGCAGAGGCAGCTTCCGGTAATTTACTTGTGGCAGGATTCAGCAATCCGAGCGGCTGTTATGAATATACCGACGGAGGCGTGTATGTAGGTTATTACGATGTTGTGACCGGATTGCGCGGTGTGTATGAGCTTAGTAATGGGAATATACTAGTTACCAATGGCTCAGGCGTGTATGAGATCAACAGGTCGAACCAGCTTGTATCCACCAAAATAACTGATGTTAACGGACGATTTATCTACTTTGCTGATGGTGGCGGAGCTGGTGTGGATGATCCGCAGGAGAAGACGCAGATAAAGAACTTCCCCAATCCGATGAAGGGTTCAACGACCATTTCGTTTTCGAATATGCAGGCTGCCGGAAAGACTGTTCATATTTACAATACAAAAGGTCAGCTGGTGAACGAACTTCCGATTTCGGGAAATCAGCTTTCGGTTGAGTGGAACGGAACCGGTTTTGATGGTTCGTTGGTTCCAAATGGGATCTATTTGTATAAGATCGATATCGGTGATCAGGTTGTTTCGAATAAACTGCTTCTGTTGAGATAATCAAACTCGTATTTATTGTTAAGCCCGAGCAGAAATGTTCGGGCTTTTTTTGAACCTCACCCTAACTCTCTCCTTTTGTCGGAGA
This window contains:
- a CDS encoding TraB/GumN family protein; the encoded protein is MKKTNATRKRIISVLALVCLILSFTSILHAELFLWEVQKGDNTAYLLGSFHLMPKSVYPLDEKIESSFDKSDVLVVEVDATVMDQNAVNAFIGQYAVYQDTLTLSQELPPELYASIAEKFIEMGYTEAQLNKLKPWFVSLNLGLSSLQQLDVDAGLGIDVYFLNKAHERGMNILELETSTSQLEMLASFPQDIQVDYLQYSLDKYTEADSTFYEMLDAWQTGDTERTNKLSRLKMLELEDEMPGMAEYYDRMFCQREEEMVKKIDGYMNDEDDHTYFIIVGAFHMVGEDGLIRRLEANGYTITQQKETKHEEK
- a CDS encoding T9SS type A sorting domain-containing protein — encoded protein: MKKILVLLLMVSFTAFVFADISAEFNEQMGIDTSSQTASSEVRTTRDIPAGGLLLIPDSGSDRVMAFYPDTGNLYDADFIPSDPTNLSTPIAAALHPDGHSILVSDQIKDGLIEYDLNGNFLGWFAPAGGPNTAILDNVRGWGVKADGNILVCNAGSSANIDCVAEFDENGNYLGNFIANGSGGLDSPFCVLYRPHKDDYLVSASSSNALHRYNASGTYIDDLVSSMHFPEQIAEAASGNLLVAGFSNPSGCYEYTDGGVYVGYYDVVTGLRGVYELSNGNILVTNGSGVYEINRSNQLVSTKITDVNGRFIYFADGGGAGVDDPQEKTQIKNFPNPMKGSTTISFSNMQAAGKTVHIYNTKGQLVNELPISGNQLSVEWNGTGFDGSLVPNGIYLYKIDIGDQVVSNKLLLLR
- a CDS encoding TIGR03546 family protein, which translates into the protein MIILKFISKIIKLLESAASPAQLAWGFVLGMFLGFIPGFSLFKILIILLIILLNVNITMAIVSFALCGLLGYLLDGLFHSIGYWVLVQIAFLQKLWTGVYNAPILPYTRFNNTVVMGGLICAILLIVPVFFLIKELVLVYRNKLSVRVKKFKIVKVLSSSKLVGLYKKIKVVGG
- a CDS encoding HNH endonuclease, translating into MSFMLLKKNVTYSFFNQGFTIPVDKQNLFFNSVAPIKSQGNSEFITIIVDNHSFDVVARNQKFDKNTYPDHKNIVQIRYDTNKDFIEYLRNKFSKSYNQIMYKRSQIDNPGKKYISIPKKYEEYFVLYTTDLHKTLAMDCITSDELINVEKIIKTEDYQEEMVENILDRKDQNANLEIVNRLAKIRKLNQKIGNDLKSIYDYKCQICGYTALDVYSCKIAESHHIKPFINSLNNNADNLMIVCPNHHRIIHKVLPRFIRGKLTFKFPNGLEERLKINYHL